The Methanocella arvoryzae MRE50 DNA window CGCTGAAGCAAAAGGTCAGAGGAAAAGATCGCCTGGCGCTTTCGATCGCATCCGGCCTCCTGGACCGGTGCTCCGTCATCGAGGCGCCCGGCAGCGCTGACGACGTCCTGATCGCGCTCGGGAAGCGCCTGGAGGCCCCCGTATTCACCAATGACGTGATCCTCCGCAAGCGCCTGAAAGCAGAAGGCGTGAGAAGTATCTTCATGCGATCCCGGCACAAGCTGGAAATGGACTAACTAGATCGTTATCATCAGTAATTATCACATGGATGGGATTATAGTATGTACAGAAAGGTTAGACTCGTTGACATCATCAGGATACCGCCCCAGAGGCTGGAAGAAGAC harbors:
- a CDS encoding PIN domain-containing protein, whose amino-acid sequence is MLIDTNGLMVPGQHGIDVFDELRRLGYDEFLVPSAVKEEVEALKQKVRGKDRLALSIASGLLDRCSVIEAPGSADDVLIALGKRLEAPVFTNDVILRKRLKAEGVRSIFMRSRHKLEMD